The DNA window GGATGCAGAAGGACTATCTGCTCGACATGGAGGATGTGGTCGTCGTGACCCGCAACGACGAGGGCAAGGTCAAGCTGCACCAGGCGGTGAACCTGACCGCGGCCGGCGCCGTGGGCGGGTCGTTCTGGGGGCTCTTGATCGGGTTCCTGTTCCTCAATCCGCTGCTGGGGCTTGCCGTGGGGGCGGGTGCGGGCGCCATCAGCGGCGCGCTCGGCGATATCGGGATCGAGGACGATTTCATGAAGGAGCTGGGCGAGAAGCTGACTCCCGGCAGTTCGGCGCTGTTCGTCCTCGTGCGCAAGGCCACCGGCGACCGCGTGATCGAGCGGCTGCGCGAGGTCAATGCCGAGGGCCGCATCCTGCGCACCTCGCTGTCGAAGGAAGACGAGGCGACGCTGCGCGAGGTGCTCGAGAAAGGTCACGCGACGGCAGAGTGATCCGGCCCGCCTGCCGCGACGCCGGGGCGCGGACCGGCTGAGCTTTCAGGGGTCTTCCGGGGCTGCGGGGCGGTGGTCAAGCGCCGCGGCCTCGGCTATCACGCGGGCATGGCGAAACCGACGAAAACGACCGGCTCGAAAACGACGGCGAAAACTGCCGGGACCAGGTCTGCCGGGGCGAAAAACTCCGGAAAGAAGACCGCACGGCGCGACAGCAAGGCCGCGGCCTCCCCCCTGCCGCTGCGCCAAAGGCTGCGCCGGCTCGCCCGGCGCGGGGCGCTCGCGGCGCTTGGGCTGGTGGCCCTGGTGCTGATCGCGCCAGGTCTCATCAACCCGCCGACCACGCCCACCATGATGTCCGAGCGGATGCGGCTTGGCGATATCGACCAGAAATGGGTGCGGCTCAGGGATGTCGCTCCTGCGATGCCGCGCGCGGCCGTCGCTGCCGAGGATGCGAATTTCTGTCGGCACTGGGGCTTCGACATGGGTGCGATCCGCGGCGCGCTCGAGGCGGGCGGGCGCTATGGCGCCTCGACCATCAGCCAGCAGACCGTCAAGAATGTCTATCTCTGGCAGGGGCGCAGCTGGCCGCGCAAGGCTCTCGAGGCGCTGCTGACGCCGATGATCGAGCTGACCTGGTCCAAGCGGCGCATTCTCGAGGTCTATCTCAACGTGGCCGAATTCGGCGAGGGCGTGTTCGGCATCGACGCCGCCGCCTGGCATTATTACGGCATCCCGCCCTCGAAGCTGTCGCGCTCGCAGGCCGCGCGGCTGGCGGTGCTTCTGCCGAACCCGAAGGACCGCGATCCGAACCACCTGTCGCCGACCTTGTTGCGCCGGGCCGATCAGATCGAGGAGGGCGCTGCCACGATTCTTGCCGACGGTCGGTCGGATTGTTTCGACCATTGAAAATTCGCGGCCGAGAGGTCATGAAGACCGACAGGTCAACCGTCAGGGAGTCCGCATGAACCGCCTCTACCACATGCCGCTGTCACCGTTCTGCCGCAAGGTTCGCCTGGTGCTTGCCGAGAAGCGCATCGAGGTCGAGCTGGTCGAGGAACGTTACTGGGAACGCGACGCCGATTTCATGCGCCGCAATCCGGCCGGAAAGGTGCCGGTGCTGCGGATGGACGGGCGCACCATGGCCGAAAGCCAGGCGATCTGCGAATATCTCGACGAGGCCTTCCCCGAGCCCTGCCTGTTGCCCGGCAGCCCGGCCGAACGCTGCGAGGCGCGGCGGCTGGTATTCTGGTTCGACGACAAGTTCCACCACGAGGTGACCTCGAAGCTGCTCTATGAGCGGGTGAACAAGAAGGTCACCAAGTCGGGCTATCCCGACAGCCGCAACGTCAAGGCGGGCGCGACGGCGATCAAGTACCATCTCGACTACATGGGCTGGCTGCTGGATCAGCGGCGCTGGCTTGCGGGCGATGTGATGACGCTGGCCGATTTCGCGGCGGCGGCGCATCTGTCCTGCCTCGACTACATCTCGGATGTCGACTGGAACCGCAATGCGGCGGTCAAGGACTGGTATGCCAAGATCAAGTCGCGGCCGGCCTTCCGCAATATCCTGGCCGATCAGGTGCCGGGCTTCCCGCCGCCCAGGCATTACGCGAATCTCGACTTTTGAGCGCGGCGCTCAAAGACCGCCTCGCCGCCCGGGCCCGCGAAGAGGGGCTGGCGGCGATGGGGGTCTGCCGCCCTGACGCGATCCCCGAGGCGGCCGGACGGCTGGCCGCGTTCGTGGCAAAGGGACGTCACGGCCAGATGGGCTGGATGGCCGAGCGCATGTCCTGGCGCGGCGATCCCGCGACGCTCTGGCCCGAGGCACGCTCGGTCGTGATGTTCGCCGAGCCCTATACCCAGGACCATGACCCGCTGGCCGCGCTGGACCGGCCCGACCGTGCCGCGATCTCGGTCTATGCCCAGAACCGCGACTATCACGACGTGCTGAAGAAGCGGCTCAAGCGGATCGGGCGCTGGTTCCTGGACCAGGCGCCGGGCCACCAGATCAAGGTCTTCGTCGATACCGCCCCGGTGATGGAAAAGCCGCTGGCCCAGGCCGCGGGGCTGGGCTGGCAGGGCAAGCATACCAACCTGCTGGGCCGCAGCCTTGGCAACTGGTTCTTTCTGGGCGCGCTCTTCACCACCGTCGAGCTGCCCGCCGATCCGCCCGAGACCGGGCATTGCGGCACGTGTACCGCCTGTCTCGATGCCTGCCCGACCGGCGCCTTTCCCGCGCCCTACCAGCTCGATGCGCGGCGCTGCATTTCCTACCTGACGATCGAGCACAAGGGCCCGGTCGATCCCGCGCTCAGGCCGCTTCTGGGCAACCGGATCTATGGCTGCGACGACTGCCTCGGCAGCTGTCCCTGGAACAAGTTCGCCGTCGCCGCGACCGAGGTGAAATATGCCGCCCGCCCCGATCTGATCGAGCCGCCCCTGGTCGAGCTGGCCGGTCTGGACGACGCGGCCTTCCGCGCGCGGTTCTCGGGCTCGCCGATCAAGCGGATCGGGCGCGGCCGCTTCGTGCGCAACGTCTGCTACGCGATCGGCAATTCGGGCGATCCGGGGCTTGCCGCCGTGCTCCGGCCGCTTTGCGCGGATGACGACCCGGACGTGGCCGAGGCCGCGGGCTGGGCGCTGGCG is part of the Rhodovulum sp. MB263 genome and encodes:
- a CDS encoding glutathione S-transferase family protein, which encodes MNRLYHMPLSPFCRKVRLVLAEKRIEVELVEERYWERDADFMRRNPAGKVPVLRMDGRTMAESQAICEYLDEAFPEPCLLPGSPAERCEARRLVFWFDDKFHHEVTSKLLYERVNKKVTKSGYPDSRNVKAGATAIKYHLDYMGWLLDQRRWLAGDVMTLADFAAAAHLSCLDYISDVDWNRNAAVKDWYAKIKSRPAFRNILADQVPGFPPPRHYANLDF
- the mtgA gene encoding monofunctional biosynthetic peptidoglycan transglycosylase, whose protein sequence is MAKPTKTTGSKTTAKTAGTRSAGAKNSGKKTARRDSKAAASPLPLRQRLRRLARRGALAALGLVALVLIAPGLINPPTTPTMMSERMRLGDIDQKWVRLRDVAPAMPRAAVAAEDANFCRHWGFDMGAIRGALEAGGRYGASTISQQTVKNVYLWQGRSWPRKALEALLTPMIELTWSKRRILEVYLNVAEFGEGVFGIDAAAWHYYGIPPSKLSRSQAARLAVLLPNPKDRDPNHLSPTLLRRADQIEEGAATILADGRSDCFDH
- the queG gene encoding tRNA epoxyqueuosine(34) reductase QueG; the encoded protein is MSAALKDRLAARAREEGLAAMGVCRPDAIPEAAGRLAAFVAKGRHGQMGWMAERMSWRGDPATLWPEARSVVMFAEPYTQDHDPLAALDRPDRAAISVYAQNRDYHDVLKKRLKRIGRWFLDQAPGHQIKVFVDTAPVMEKPLAQAAGLGWQGKHTNLLGRSLGNWFFLGALFTTVELPADPPETGHCGTCTACLDACPTGAFPAPYQLDARRCISYLTIEHKGPVDPALRPLLGNRIYGCDDCLGSCPWNKFAVAATEVKYAARPDLIEPPLVELAGLDDAAFRARFSGSPIKRIGRGRFVRNVCYAIGNSGDPGLAAVLRPLCADDDPDVAEAAGWALARLGGAAPA
- a CDS encoding DUF1269 domain-containing protein, translated to MADLIAVAFDDESKAFDMRGELVRMQKDYLLDMEDVVVVTRNDEGKVKLHQAVNLTAAGAVGGSFWGLLIGFLFLNPLLGLAVGAGAGAISGALGDIGIEDDFMKELGEKLTPGSSALFVLVRKATGDRVIERLREVNAEGRILRTSLSKEDEATLREVLEKGHATAE